In one Brassica oleracea var. oleracea cultivar TO1000 chromosome C9, BOL, whole genome shotgun sequence genomic region, the following are encoded:
- the LOC106313127 gene encoding E3 ubiquitin-protein ligase RMA1 — translation MAMDQSFEDAYGELYGEGAFSFKNNTKPDPITDSVPSSDDSSFDCNICLDSVQEPVVTLCGHLFCWPCIHKWLHVQSDEHQRHKQCPVCKSKVSHSTLVPLYGRGGGNSQEKDKSGDVPRRPVYKLEMANSSTDLRLSQRVRFDNRHGGYYPVSGVMSSNSLSYSPVMDPMVVMVGEMVATRLFGTRVMDRFTYPDTYNLAGTSGPRMRRQIMQADKSLGRISLFLICCVFLCLLLF, via the coding sequence ATGGCCATGGACCAATCCTTTGAAGATGCTTATGGAGAACTCTACGGAGAAGGTGCATTCTCTTTCAAGAACAACACCAAGCCTGACCCAATCACAGACTCGGTTCCTTCTTCCGATGATTCCAGCTTCGACTGCAACATATGCCTAGACTCAGTGCAAGAACCAGTCGTCACCCTCTGCGGCCACCTCTTCTGCTGGCCCTGCATCCACAAATGGCTTCACGTACAGAGCGATGAGCACCAAAGACATAAACAGTGTCCCGTTTGTAAATCCAAAGTCTCTCACTCTACTCTTGTTCCTTTGTACGGACGAGGCGGTGGCAATAGCCAGGAGAAAGATAAAAGCGGTGATGTGCCTAGGAGACCGGTTTACAAGCTCGAGATGGCGAATTCAAGTACTGATTTGCGGTTATCTCAACGGGTTCGTTTCGACAACCGGCATGGAGGTTACTACCCTGTCTCAGGGGTGATGAGTTCCAACAGTTTGTCGTACTCTCCCGTTATGGATCCGATGGTGGTGATGGTTGGAGAGATGGTAGCTACGAGGCTGTTCGGAACACGGGTGATGGATAGATTCACGTACCCGGACACTTACAATCTCGCGGGGACTAGCGGCCCGAGGATGAGAAGGCAGATCATGCAGGCTGATAAATCGCTGGGGAGAATCTCCCTCTTTTTAATATGTTGTGTGTTTCTGTGTCTTCTACTGTTTTAG
- the LOC106313082 gene encoding thioredoxin M2, chloroplastic isoform X2 has product MAAAFICTSLPPLSLRSETKAASSSLSSRRLFAVSPESGGLRIRLSQSPSSLTSIQPRVSRLRRGVVVCEAQETTTDISIVNDSTWDSLVLEADGPVLVDFWAPWCGPCKMIDPLVNELAQQYTGKVKFYKLNTDDSPSTPSKYNVRSIPTIMIFVDGEKKDAIIGAVPKSTLTSSIDKFLQ; this is encoded by the exons ATGGCTGCTGCTTTCATCTGTACCTCTCTCCCTCCCCTTTCTCTCCGTTCAGAGACCAAAGCCGCATCCTCCTCACTCTCATCTCGCCGTCTCTTCGCCGTGTCGCCGGAATCAGGAGGATTGAGAATCCGTCTTTCTCAGTCGCCGTCCTCGTTGACCTCGATCCAACCTAGGGTTTCTCGATTGCGAAGAGGCGTCGTCGTCTGCGAAGCTCAGGAAACCACTACTGACA TTTCAATAGTGAACGACTCGACGTGGGATTCTCTGGTTCTCGAGGCGGACGGACCCGTGCTTGTCGACTTCTGGGCACCATGGTGTGGACCTTGCAAAATGATTGACCCGCTCGTTAATGAGCTAGCACAACAGTACACCGGGAAGGTCAAGTTCTACAAACTAAACACCGACGACTCTCCTTCAACCCCAAGCAAGTACAATGTTAGAAGCATCCCAACGATCATGATCTTTGTCGATGGCGAGAAGAAGGACGCAATCATAGGTGCAGTGCCCAAATCCACACTCACGTCTAGCATTGACAAGTTCTTGCAATGA
- the LOC106313082 gene encoding thioredoxin M2, chloroplastic isoform X1, with product MAAAFICTSLPPLSLRSETKAASSSLSSRRLFAVSPESGGLRIRLSQSPSSLTSIQPRVSRLRRGVVVCEAQETTTDIVSIVNDSTWDSLVLEADGPVLVDFWAPWCGPCKMIDPLVNELAQQYTGKVKFYKLNTDDSPSTPSKYNVRSIPTIMIFVDGEKKDAIIGAVPKSTLTSSIDKFLQ from the exons ATGGCTGCTGCTTTCATCTGTACCTCTCTCCCTCCCCTTTCTCTCCGTTCAGAGACCAAAGCCGCATCCTCCTCACTCTCATCTCGCCGTCTCTTCGCCGTGTCGCCGGAATCAGGAGGATTGAGAATCCGTCTTTCTCAGTCGCCGTCCTCGTTGACCTCGATCCAACCTAGGGTTTCTCGATTGCGAAGAGGCGTCGTCGTCTGCGAAGCTCAGGAAACCACTACTGACA TAGTTTCAATAGTGAACGACTCGACGTGGGATTCTCTGGTTCTCGAGGCGGACGGACCCGTGCTTGTCGACTTCTGGGCACCATGGTGTGGACCTTGCAAAATGATTGACCCGCTCGTTAATGAGCTAGCACAACAGTACACCGGGAAGGTCAAGTTCTACAAACTAAACACCGACGACTCTCCTTCAACCCCAAGCAAGTACAATGTTAGAAGCATCCCAACGATCATGATCTTTGTCGATGGCGAGAAGAAGGACGCAATCATAGGTGCAGTGCCCAAATCCACACTCACGTCTAGCATTGACAAGTTCTTGCAATGA